From the genome of Chthoniobacterales bacterium:
GCGATGAAGGGCGGCACGAAAAGGACGTGGATCTGGTTGGCGGAGACTGCGCCCTGCGGCGCAAAGAGAGCCATGCCGACCACGGCGAAGACCCACATGATGACCAGCACCCAGCGGAAGAAACTTGTTTGCGGCCGTTTGAAAATGTGGAGCAGTGAAAAGAAGAACGCGGCGGCCGCGGCATTGTAGCCGAGGAAGCCGAAAAGGTTTTCGAACTGCGAGGTGAGTCCCCCGCGCAGCTTGTCACGCACGGCGCCGAAGGCGGCCAAGTCCGGTTGGAGGTTGCTCATGAATGAAGTCTCGGAGCCCGTGGTGCCGCCGAGGATGCTGAACATGGTGAGGCCGAGCGGATTGCCGCACACCAGATAATTGCGGACGAGCCACGGTGCGATGACCGCAGCATAGGCAATGATGACGAGGAATCCGCCGAGTGTGCGCGGCGGGAAAAAGGCGAACACCGCGATGAGGAACCCGAGGAAAATCCACGAGGCCAGCGGTTGGGCCAGCGTCATCAGGCCCAAGAGCAACGCGATGCCGGTGAGATGCAGCAGCATGCGGCCGGTGCGTTTGGATTCGCGCGCCGCGATCGCGCCCCGAAGAAGCAGGAGGGCGAGCGAGAAAAAGAAAAGCATGAGCATCTGCGGGAGTCCGGAAACGGAAAAGCGCCACATCATGTCGCAGAGCACAACCATGACCGTGGTCATCCATGCAATGCGTGCATCGAAAAGCCCCCGGATGAGGAAGAAAAAGATCGCGACCGATACGAGGAAGAGGCAGATGCCCGCGGCCGCGATGACCCGATCGCCGATATAAACGACATCGGACGGCTCCATGGGCCACCAGCGTTTCACCGGTCGCAGCACGACCGCGTCGAGAAGAGGGTTGAGCGGAAAGTTGTAAGTGTCGGGGAAAACACCCTCGGGAAGTTTCCCGCTGTGTCCGAGAAATTGCCAGATAGCCATCGGGCGGATGTAAAGAGTGGAAAATCCCGCGCCCGCCGCGAGCTGGCGTCCGATCTGTGCCTGGTCCATGGCGGTCTCGGAGTCCAACCCGCGGAAGTTGAAGATCAGGTAAAGCGTGGCGAGCCCCGCGATCACGGCGAGGAAAATTCCGCGAAGAATCAAGGGCTTGAGCGCGCCCACCTCGAGCTGGTGGACGATTTCCTGCACTTTTGGTGATTCTCCGTGGATCATACCTTCGTTTGCGCGTGATCGAGTTTCTTTTTAACGGTGCTTTCCCATGGCGTCCATTGTGAAGCGGGTGGTCAGCGCCATCGCGGACGGTCGGCGTAGAAGACGGCTTCACCGTCGATCGGGAGGTTGACGGCGGACTTCAACATCCATTTGTTGAGATCCTCCTGGGGCACTTCGCGCAGGATAAAGCGGGCCCATTCGCGGTAAGGACCATTGACGATATCCGTATAGCCCCGGCTACCGCCGCTGAAAGGCGTGAGATAGATGGCGACCAGGGGTGCGCCGAGCAATTTTTCCGCATTGATGATTTCGAATTGCTCGATGCTCGCGGGCAGGAGAAGCGATTTGCGTCCGGCATACCAAGCGGTGGCCCAGGGGATATCCGATGCCATGGCCTCGTCCGGACCCAGCCATTTCTCGAAACGTGTGATCATCGGAGGAAGGTATGGTGGCCAGTTGACGCGGGGTGGACGGCTGAACAGTCCGATCACCAGCGGGATGCAGACCAAAGCGAACAGGACCACCACAAAGAAAAGACGCAGCACCGGCTGGGTGATATCGAAGCGGTCCCACATTGAAAGAAGGAAGGCCAGGCCATAACCGGTCATGAGAGGGAGGAAAAGGATCTGCAGCTGATTTGCGGAGACGGGTTCGGTGGCGCCGAAAACGATCATTCCCGCGGTCGCGCCGATCCATGCGAGACCAACAGCCCAGCGGAATTGCGCTGCGCGCCATCCGCGGTGCATTTGGACAAGCAAGGAAAGGAAAAACGCGGCAGCCACGACATTCGCGCCGATGTAGGACGGCATGTTGCCGGTGAAAGCCAGAGCTTGCTCCGCCGTGTTGCGAAGGAAGCCGGACCAGTCGAACCGCAGCATCGGCTCGAAGTCGGCCGCAAGTGCCAAGGCGCTCGTGCCCGCGGGGCGGTAGAGTTCGTAGAAAGGAAGGCCGAGAACGTTGCCCAGGTTCCTCCAGTTGTGCCATGCCCAGGGAAGCAAGGGAACGGCGTAGGCAATGGCGGTGCAGGCTGCAAAGAGCGCCGCGGGACGGAACGTCATCAGAATGAAAAGGAGGAATCCCGCGAAAATCGCGAGTCCGATAATGTGCCCCAAGGTCGCGATGCCGATGCCGGCGGCCGCGACAGTCGCGAGGACCAGTGCACGCCGCGGGCGCTGCCCGGCCCGTGCTTCGAGGGCTGCGCAAAGCGCGAGCAACGCGCCGTTGAAAAAGAACATCATGGCGACCTGCGGCAGCCCGGAGAACGTGAACCGCCATACGAGGTCCGTGCCGGCGACCATGCCCGTGGCCACTGCGGCGATGGCGGGATTGAAGAGCCGCCGCAGGAGCAGGTAGCCGAAGAGCAGCGCGCCAGCGAGAAAGACGAAGGCCGCCGTCGTGATCGCGTGTTCACCGGGCGAGACGGTCTCGCCGGCGGGGAAAGTGAAGTCGGTTCCGGCGATCTTGAACACCGCAGCGTTGATGAGCGGGCCGAGAGGCGGCTGGCTGACATCGGGCAGGGGATCGGGGCACTTGCCGGTGCTGTCCAGCATGAGCCGCATGGCGAGAGGGCGCGCGTAAATCGTGGTGTAGCCCTGGCCGGTGGCAATCTGGCGACCGATCTGTGCCTGGTCCATCGCCTCGGGCGTGTTGAAGCCGTTGAACTTTACCAGCAACCACAGAATGGCCACGGCAGAGATGATCACCGCCACGAGGACACGGTTCAGCCACCGCCATCCCGGGCCCTGCTCAAGCGAGTGGACCAGCCACTGGGTGTTCGACTCGATGCTCACGGCTGCCGGTTTTCGTCCAGCGAAGGATGCTCGCGCAGCTTGCGGTGCAATGTCCGCCGGCTGATGCCGAGTTTTTGCGCCGCGAGGGTGCGGTTGCCTTTGCTTTCGGCGAGGGCGCGTCGCATGAGTTCCAACTCGGTCTCGCCGATGTCCAGCGGGAGAGGGGTGCGCGCGGCAACGGTCGGTGCGGATGCGCGCAGGCTCGCCGGCAGGTCGCGCAGTGTGATTTTGTTCCCGCCAGCCATGACCACGCCGTGCTCGATGGCGGCGCGGAGTTCGCGCACGTTGCCGGGCCAGTCGTGGGAAACGAGCGCCTTCATTGCATCGGTCGTCAGTTCGCGGAAGGGCTTCCCGTTTTCCTTCGCGGCTTCGCGCAGGAAATGAACGGCGAGCAGGGGAATATCTTCCCGGCGGTCGCGCAGCGGCGGCATGGGCAACTGGACCACGTTGAGACGGAAGAAAAGGTCTTCACGGAATTTTCCCTCGGAGGTCATGCGCGCGAGGTCCCGGTTGGTCGCGGCGATGAGACGCAAGTCGGCCGAGAGTTGTTTGTTGCCGCCAACCCGTTCGAAGACGCGCTCGCCGAGGACGCGCAGAATTTTGACCTGCGTGGCGGCATCGATCTCGCCGATCTCGTCGAGAAACAGCGTGCCGCCCGAGGCTTGCTCGAATCGCCCGATACGCCGTTCGCCGGCGCCCGTGAAAGCCCCTTTCTCATGGCCGAAAAGTTCGCTTTCCAGCAACTGCGGCGAGAGGGCGGCGCAATGGACCGCGACAAACGGCCCGCGATGTCGCGGGCTCAGGCGGTGGATGGCGTGCGCGGCGAGTTCTTTGCCGGTGCCGCTTTCTCCGGAGACCAGAACCGTGGCGCGCGACGGCGCGACCTGGCGGATGGTCTCGAGCACATGCACCATGGCCGGCGAGTCGCCGACGAAGTTCTCGAGGCCGTAACGTTTGTCCACCTGCTCGCGGAGGCGAGCGTTCTCGCGCTCGATCTCGGACCCGTGCAGCGCGCGCTTGGTGAGGAGTTCGAGGCGGTCGAGATTCACCGGCTTGGTCACGAAATCGTAGGCGCCGCGCTTCATCGCCTCCACGGCGCTGTCAACCGAGCCGTAAGCGGTCATGATGATGCAGACGGGGGGATTGTTTTGCCGCAGTGCCCACTCGAGCAGATCCATTCCGCTGTCAGCGCCGAGACGAAGATCAGTGAGCAGCAGGTCGATCTGGTCCGTTTCCATCACCGCTTTCGCCCCCTCAACATCGCCAGCTGTATAAACCTCGTATTCCTGTTCAAGCGAATCGCGCAGTCCATCCCGCGTGTTCCTTTCGTCGTCAACGATGAGAATGGTCTTTTTCAAGGCGCAGGCAGTCCGAAGTGAGACATTTTTTCTCTCCGGATGGGCGCCTCAAGGCAACACACAAGTTTGTTGACGGTGCGGTTTGCGCTTGCCACGGCGCGGATTCTGCTTATGAGTCCGGCCATGAATTATCTGCTTCCCGCTGCCCCGATTCGTATCGCCTGCGCTCTCTGCTCCCTCCTGTTGCTCGGCCTTGCCGGCTGCACGACGATGAAATCCGGAGGATCGAGTTCTTTCGCCTTTGATCCGCCCGCGCAAAGGCCCGGCAATCCTTCGAATGTCAAACTCAAGCTGAGCACGGGCGCGCAGCGGCTTTATGTTGTCGAGGGCGACAAAGTGCTGCTTGCCACGCCGGTTTCCGTGGGCAAGCCGGGGACGCCCACTCCGCACGGCAACTTCACCATTTACTCCAAGGTAGCCAACCGCCGGCGCGTGAGCAGTCCGGGTGCGGGTTATCCCATGACCTACTGGATGGAATTCATGCCCGCCTACGGCCTCCACTGGGGCTTTGTGAAGGCGTCGCCCGCAACGCATGGTTGCGTGCGCATGCCGATCAAGGCCGCGCAAAAGACTTTCGACATCGTCCGCACGGGCACACCGATCCACATCGCCTCAAGCCAGCCTTGGGATGCGACGGTCGGCAAGTCTTTGCCGCGCCTCGACGATTCACACCTGCCCGACCCGCCGATGTCATACATGCTCAGTCCGCAGGTTTTTGCCGACGCGCGCCAAGGCAAGGTCTGGCGTTTCTAGCCGCGCCTTGCGCGGTGGTTTCAGTCTTCGAGCAGGCAGGGCGTGAGCAGGTAAAGCTTCCATCCTTCCGCGGAAGCAATGCCGACCGCGCAATCGATCCACGGCTTGGTTGACCGCGGCCATTTTGCCTGCTCGCGCGGTCCCCAGAAAAGGTAGCGTGTTTCCAGTCTGCGCGCCGCGTCGCGCCATCCGCTCGCGCCGTTCATCAGGGTATCCAGATCGTGCTCCACTTGACTGTAGTCGAGTCCCTGGCTGTAGAGATGTCCGTCATAGCCCATGGCCAAAGGCTGGCCGAGCAGGAGCGCCGGGTGATTGTATTCGTGGGCGCAGGCCAACCGCGCATCGACGGGCATGTTGCGCAGCATCACCTGCATGCCGCCCAACTCGGCACGGTCAGCCAAGCGGTAGCCATTGGGCAACGAGAGACCGGCTGCGAGTGAAGTCGCGCCGGACGCGAACAGGAGGATGCACAGCGCGCCGCGCAGCCAT
Proteins encoded in this window:
- a CDS encoding sigma-54-dependent Fis family transcriptional regulator, translating into MKKTILIVDDERNTRDGLRDSLEQEYEVYTAGDVEGAKAVMETDQIDLLLTDLRLGADSGMDLLEWALRQNNPPVCIIMTAYGSVDSAVEAMKRGAYDFVTKPVNLDRLELLTKRALHGSEIERENARLREQVDKRYGLENFVGDSPAMVHVLETIRQVAPSRATVLVSGESGTGKELAAHAIHRLSPRHRGPFVAVHCAALSPQLLESELFGHEKGAFTGAGERRIGRFEQASGGTLFLDEIGEIDAATQVKILRVLGERVFERVGGNKQLSADLRLIAATNRDLARMTSEGKFREDLFFRLNVVQLPMPPLRDRREDIPLLAVHFLREAAKENGKPFRELTTDAMKALVSHDWPGNVRELRAAIEHGVVMAGGNKITLRDLPASLRASAPTVAARTPLPLDIGETELELMRRALAESKGNRTLAAQKLGISRRTLHRKLREHPSLDENRQP
- a CDS encoding L,D-transpeptidase; the protein is MNYLLPAAPIRIACALCSLLLLGLAGCTTMKSGGSSSFAFDPPAQRPGNPSNVKLKLSTGAQRLYVVEGDKVLLATPVSVGKPGTPTPHGNFTIYSKVANRRRVSSPGAGYPMTYWMEFMPAYGLHWGFVKASPATHGCVRMPIKAAQKTFDIVRTGTPIHIASSQPWDATVGKSLPRLDDSHLPDPPMSYMLSPQVFADARQGKVWRF